A stretch of the Phaeodactylum tricornutum CCAP 1055/1 chromosome 15, whole genome shotgun sequence genome encodes the following:
- a CDS encoding predicted protein, with translation MSTTNAEDDTPVLEWPMEKVRDTFKNYFVEQHGHVFWPSSPCVPVDDPTLLFTNAGMNQYKPLFLGTCDPNLEMSKLTRAVNSQKCIRAGGKHNDLDDVGKDVYHHTFFEMLGNWSFGDYFKAGAIDMAWQCLTVTFGLDPERLYATYFAGDELTPVDEEARQLWLRYLPDDRVLPFDARDNFWEMGATGPCGPCTEIHYDRIGGRDASKLVNADLPDVMEIWNVVFIQYNREADGSLRPLPAQHVDTGMGFERLTSILQNVDSNYDTDIFIPLFTAIQNITGARPYAKKVGKEDPEYIDMAYRVVADHIRTLCFAITDGAVPSNDGRGYVLRRVLRRAVRYGRQNLGAELGFFAKLVPAFVDVMGSAFPEVVEKQEYVTGIIQEEEESFSRTLDKGLQKFNELAEKVGADQIFSGADAHFLYTSMGFPVDLTELMAEEKGMTLNKEEFEAKMQEEHDISQAAHLAKMAGGSGKDMRLVAEQTSYLVGQNISATDDAAKYVWHEELADCVVKACFIGRNETEDMIGFVGSISPESSAVGIVLDKSSFYAEAGGQVYDVGTLTSSTGAVVKITNVQAYGQFVLHLGEVASGTLSVGDTVKCSVDYVRRAPIASNHTMTHVLNHALREVLIKRPEKESGKTSTLTVDQKGSLVDETKLRFDFSWSGQLTPEQLAEVEKLCMDRIVNAVPVDAYVAPLGDAQQISSLRAVFGEKYPDPVRVVAVSDHAVPEMLANPQDSQWNEYSVEFCGGTHLTNTKEAEAFVLLAEEGIAKGIRRITAITTGEAKKAIALANEFESKLTAAEVVQGDDLESTVKQLSAELDGLDIAAVKKMQFREQLATMTKQVLAYKKQKLAGGSKVVMRFDFGVEGKVAKSVMTAFGKQVKDKALLLVTADPEADRFMVIAGAPKAMKDLNCKAWIEAATDGLDAKGGGKPDSAQYQVSGVEAVDTVLEKARKF, from the exons ATGTCTACTACGAATGCGGAGGACGATACACCCGTCTTGGAATGGCCGATGGAAAAGGTTCGCGATACGTTCAAGAACTATTTCGTGGAACAGCACGGACACGTCTTTTGGCCTTCGTCGCCGTGCGTCCCCGTCGATGATCCCACTCTACTCTTTACCAACGCCGGAATGAATCAGTACAAGCCTCTATTCTTAG GAACCTGTGATCCCAATCTGGAAATGTCCAAACTGACCCGCGCCGTCAATTCGCAAAAATGCATTCGTGCTGGAGGCAAACACAACGATCTCGACGACGTCGGGAAGGACGTCTACCATCACACCTTTTTCGAAATGCTCGGCAACTGGTCCTTTGGTGATTACTTCAAAGCTGGTGCCATTGATATGGCCTGGCAGTGTTTGACCGTCACCTTTGGACTGGACCCGGAACGACTATACGCCACTTACTTTGCCGGAGACGAACTCACCCcggtcgacgaagaagcacGTCAACTGTGGTTGCGATACCTCCCCGACGATCGCGTACTCCCCTTTGACGCCAGGGACAATTTCTGGGAAATGGGTGCCACCGGACCCTGCGGACCTTGTACG GAAATTCATTACGATCGAATCGGTGGACGCGACGCCTCCAAACTCGTCAACGCCGATTTGCCGGATGTGATGGAAATATGGAATGTTGTCTTTATTCAATACAATCGTGAAGCCGATGGTTCCCTCCGTCCACTCCCGGCACAGCACGTGGACACCGGGATGGGATTCGAACGCCTGACGTCAATTCTCCAGAATGTCGATTCCAATTATGATACCGATATCTTCATTCCACTCTTTACCGCAATTCAGAACATTACGGGCGCCCGTCCGTACGCCAAGAAGGTCGGCAAGGAGGATCCGGAATACATTGACATGGCCTACCGTGTGGTGGCCGATCACATTCGAACCCTATGTTTCGCCATTACCGACGGTGCCGTTCCCAGCAATGATGGTCGTGGTTACGTGCTCCGACGCGTCTTGCGTCGTGCGGTGCGGTACGGCCGTCAAAATCTCGGAGCCGAACTCGGGTTTTTTGCCAAACTCGTTCCAGCCTTTGTTGACGTTATGGGATCGGCGTTCCCGGAAGTGGTGGAAAAGCAAGAATACGTCACGGGAATCATCcaggaggaagaagaatcgTTTTCGCGAACGCTCGATAAGGGCTTGCAAAAGTTTAACGAATTGGCCGAAAAGGTGGGAGCGGACCAGATCTTTTCCGGTGCCGACGCGCATTTCTTGTACACTTCCATGGGATTTCCCGTCGACTTGACTGAACTCATGGCGGAAGAGAAGGGCATGACACTTAATAAGGAAGAGTTCGAAGCCAAAATGCAGGAAGAGCACGATATTTCGCAAGCGGCACATTTGGCAAAAATGGCGGGTGGCTCCGGAAAGGATATGCGTCTGGTCGCCGAGCAGACATCTTATCTCGTCGGCCAGAATATTAGTGCCACGGACGACGCGGCAAAGTATGTGTGGCACGAGGAGCTGGCTGACTGTGTGGTCAAGGCATGCTTTATTGGTCGCAACGAGACGGAAGACATGATTGGATTCGTCGGTAGTATTTCTCCAGAAAGCAGTGCCGTTGGTATCGTCCTGGACAAGTCGAGCTTCTACGCCGAAGCGGGTGGACAGGTTTACGATGTTGGTACCTTGACTTCATCGACTGGTGCCGTTGTCAAAATTACGAACGTGCAGGCGTATGGACAGTTCGTCCTACATCTTGGTGAGGTCGCATCCGGAACGCTGTCGGTTGGCGATACTGTCAAATGCAGCGTTGACTACGTCCGTCGTGCCCCAATCGCTTCCAATCATACAATGACGCATGTCCTTAATCACGCGTTGCGAGAAGTCCTTATCAAACGACCAGAAAAGGAATCGGGCAAGACATCCACTTTGACCGTCGACCAAAAGGGATCGCTGGTGGACGAAACAAAACTGCGTTTTGATTTCTCGTGGAGCGGCCAGTTGACGCCGGAACAGTTGGCGGAAGTCGAAAAACTTTGCATGGATCGCATCGTAAATGCAGTTCCCGTGGATGCGTACGTTGCACCGTTGGGCGATGCGCAGCAGATTAGTTCGCTGCGTGCTGTTTTTGGTGAAAAATACCCCGATCCCGTACGAGTGGTTGCCGTTTCGGATCATGCCGTTCCAGAGATGCTTGCCAACCCACAAGACAGCCAGTGGAATGAATATAGTGTCGAATTTTGCGGAGGAACGCACTTGACGAACACCAAAGAAGCGGAAGCCTTTGTTTTATTGGCCGAAGAAGGAATTGCTAAGGGAATTCGGCGCATTACGGCCATAACTACCGGTGAGGCTAAGAAAGCAATCGCTCTTGCCAACGAATTTGAGAGCAAACTAACGGCTGCAGAAGTAGTTCAAGGAGACGATTTGGAAAGCACTGTAAAACAACTTTCTGCCGAATTGGATGGATTAGATATTGCCGCCGTGAAGAAGATGCAGTTCCGTGAACAACTCGCCACCATGACAAAACAGGTCTTGGCGTACAAAAAGCAGAAGCTTGCGG GCGGCAGTAAAGTCGTCATGCGTTTCGACTTTGGTGTGGAGGGCAAGGTTGCCAAGTCGGTTATGACCGCCTTCGGCAAACAAGTCAAGGATAAGGCTTTGCTGTTGGTTACGGCAGACCCCGAAGCTGATCGCTTCATGGTTATTGCGGGCGCACCTAAGGCAATGAAAGACTTGAATTGTAAAGCATGGATTGAGGCGGCAACTGACGGCCTAGACGCCAAGGGCGGAGGCAAGCCCGACAGCGCTCAATATCAAGTATCCGGAGTAGAGGCAGTTGACACTGTTTTGGAGAAGGCCAGAAAATTTTAA
- the Rab2 gene encoding predicted protein (Rab-type small GTPase, ortholog of T. pseudonana TPS_125766) — translation MSYSYLFKYIIIGDTGVGKSCLLLQFTDKRFQPVHDLTIGVEFGARMISVADDTQVKLQIWDTAGQESFRSITRSYYRGAAGALLVYDITRRDTFQHLSRWLEEAKSHAQPNMVILLIGNKNDLEHRRAVTAEEGQEFADANGLLFLETSAKTAFNVEQAFLKTAKSIHEKIQSGDIDVANESHGIKVGMAQSNQIPGMSDSTKRQNACC, via the exons ATGTCCTACTCCTACCTTTTCAAATACATCATTATTGGTGATACAG GCGTCGGTAAGTcttgcttgttgttgcagtTCACCGACAAGCGCTTCCAGCCCGTCCACGACTTGACGATTGGTGTTGAGTTTGGCGCGCGTATGATTTCCGTCGCCGACGATACGCAAGTGAAGCTCCAGATCTGGGACACGGCGGGTCAGGAATCCTTCCGCAGCATTACCCGTAGTTACTACCGCGGCGCCGCCGGGGCTCTACTCGTGTACGATATAACCCGGCGAGATACCTTTCAGCATTTGTCTCGAtggttggaagaagccaagtCGCACGCGCAGCCCAACATGGTCATTCTCTTGATTGGCAACAAGAATGACTTGGAGCACCGTCGAGCGGTGACGGCGGAAGAAGGTCAGGAGTTTGCGGACGCCAACGggttgctctttttggaaacctCCGCGAAAACAGCCTTCAACGTCGAACAAGCATTTTTGAAGACGGCCAAGAGCATTCACGAAAAGATTCAGTCCGGAGACATTGACGTCGCCAACGAATCGCACGGTATCAAGGTTGGAATGGCGCAGTCCAACCAGATACCCGGCATGTCCGACTCGACCAAGCGACAGAATGCCTGTTGCTAA
- a CDS encoding predicted protein, producing MAPLATHQSELDFLQTQLSALASEGDRLTSSFTYGQEATTKLPDPPLASQFVRQQAHRVRASERHLLHLTEQILQYRRKVVDDDQDDTDRPQPMTLTELAHVVRSIHHLETQQIARLEELWAHLDKDAQQGSTPLPSPNNPIEDPSTSYPWSMKGPLDAVEETDNETDRTARSSRSSGFGSAQSRRYRTDSLRTPSTPSGHSVRLSTSTTKTLERRGLLRHSTGTQPERPSPASRPNPLFQQAFAALEHKLATELHQINGKVTPHVQSVETDTTTNTNKGFDYNYNKENNAVSDTDEEKSMLDGSLDETEPLPPHSDPTTQSISSASESSDIFDDDDDDHGTYDDSAMYCPTLVAPPHRSLTRAVGTTPQTAGDAHDVTHIEVDVTASPSNTNLTMDVTTLYDEDELLDHSATSDHLLDASFASTETPILDRYRLDPDDEFPNGFKVVPNRRGQHHRKRSVGSSETPILDRYRLDPDDESPNGFRVVPNRRGQHHCGKGHDASRKSLRNEGNHAAEESPTVSTRRGSSRRAYRKTPFPTQKRTPLEPLIDENEVLESDNDASFDKPQFPEGAGMTPRRPSMNLSSSMRRWSSSPATEYPASGYGSGRASLPTSLLYATAQLSTPRPPPLATRTQSTIPPLRPKASLSEHQSSRSAYLIPPIGDAEYNEAPRVVRMQVALNDVQLAVSALNEVLAVAQSRSPKSVRYIREEEAKSILEPLGLDGRKSKSILMSLCHWRRLVMHREEHGIVFTIFRVVCSFQICAKYYWFAGWISLLPTIGTDSDPPHPRLWSANLVAWYCGCARLLLMTDAPCSSAREQSIPSSATKPATNAGAGLVQQLLFPGFTDAGSDDTFQAPSPSSLPSDGNLEPTNPSEVTVVSEEAPTEIHENLTRNQSRAGESSRLVSTNAVRLPRSIDTPTTTTMDTMVSHFPPFFATTKPSRPTTTLACTSPSDPVSPPRVPRVGVPATLTSSIVVGTGLSNPVETADHSLADDDDDDDHSIDSDDSDDLQRKETNDTENVFGDDTATIDATVTRPLNIPLDEAMQQRALHGLDYPIDNHDHWEEEANPSQTDFGKQLMFQRNMETSSDVLSTASEMGTVIGIERMHDIEAMEAPSMERPETKTPKVVAAQSPRIYSSSPDDELYLEKIWDADALNLPMLDPAQRTFPQKPAGCARGEVYNFDNSQVRKLDKASTILSSAIRRIGSGLTGASGHGPKHSASAPSTPRTLAVRRGYPFSSPHTACEISPSKTPSSFLLRSPGSLAHLAAHSHSRRKSRQDPSPRAASGFFWERPRPTNRGGESQLPERRVRIMSDYSPPVNADTSLELQTPQRIKLEREDALDILTCLVERGVAFNEPFQPSPTKINNGNARDFLIERKPVQRFESADIDQVIRHLKQLSERDRDADGEKGEIEHAHMDVLEELVRSHEYALEMNRASQSAASWLKSIGRSQPDTREEEGKHSSSNSDVDDKNFDRVTSKENHSAGEGAAECMDFVTTKAMLNSARMKLKEKAIYADRLNEELAKCRAEIGRLKSASHSISFRSPNRSILDQSEDVSVEEEEAEEAIERSTESGFPLDKTDDYLNFDTSFLQHTADSPLLLEEQSELNKYKTALEKANEQIRILYEDLQSGSEVRGMAKTKAPIVVVESPPSSPRKVESPSNKEERMVNVRMLDAENFVTEWDGITPPLPPPPDHDHQVRDGFVMHVLPLLLRRADIRVDVKTRTHRRTTYDLAIAVESLSPSGFDATHLDLNRHLETRSARSDVGSASVACSAATTAITTNIPTAGVRPQLLASSLGLNTNITPRNSEPRDNISSRLSYDEMSESISTRAQPGLMSTLGGALGGLLTRRKSTPGSTLYSTQPFPRGPGDSIAEGAVVTTIPEEGSNNLQHAEDDNDDEEGQPYHRLVSAPAGRIGVTFVDFRGHAMVSDVATDSPLGGWIFPSDILIAIDELPVSGMRIRDIIKILKDRHSRQRALRVISSHTMNDAMLASNLLNDSASDIH from the exons ATGGCACCATTAGCGACGCACCAGTCCGAGCTGGACTTCCTCCAGACGCAGCTGTCTGCGCTGGCGAGCGAAGGCGATCGATTAACGTCCTCCTTCACGTACGGTCAGGAAGCCACCACGAAATTGCCGG ATCCTCCGCTAGCCTCGCAATTCGTTCGGCAGCAAGCGCATCGCGTACGAGCGTCGGAACGTCATTTGCTGCACTTGACCGAACAGATTCTACAGTATCGTCGTAAGGTCGTCGATGACGACCAGGACGACACCGATCGTCCACAACCAATGACTCTAACGGAACTCGCACACGTCGTACGATCTATACACCACCTAGAAACCCAACAAATTGCTCGTTTGGAGGAGCTGTGGGCACACCTCGACAAAGATGCACAACAAGGTTCGACACCGCTTCCGTCACCGAATAATCCTATCGAAGACCCATCAACGTCGTATCCCTGGTCCATGAAGGGTCCATTGGATGCAGTGGAGGAAACCGACAACGAAACGGACCGCACGGCTCGATCTTCCCGTTCGTCGGGTTTCGGTTCGGCACAATCACGTCGATACCGTACGGATTCGCTCCGGACTCCATCCACGCCTTCCGGACACTCCGTACGACTATCCACCAGTACCACCAAAACACTCGAACGTCGAGGCTTGCTCCGCCATTCAACGGGTACGCAACCGGAACGGCCGTCACCGGCATCGCGACCTAATCCACTGTTTCAGCAAGCGTTTGCGGCGTTGGAACACAAACTGGCGACAGAATTACACCAAATCAACGGCAAGGTGACTCCACACGTACAGTCCGTCGAGACtgacaccaccaccaacaccaacaaagGCTTCGACTACAACTATAACAAGGAGAACAACGCCGTTTCCgacacggacgaagaaaaatcCATGCTCGACGGCTCGTTGGACGAGA CGGAACCTTTACCTCCACACTCAGATCCAACCACACAAAGCATCTCGTCGGCCAGTGAATCATCGGATATCtttgacgatgacgacgatgatcaCGGCACATACGATGACTCGGCCATGTACTGTCCAACCCTGGTGGCTCCACCGCATCGTAGTCTGACGCGCGCCGTCGGTACAACACCCCAGACCGCAGGAGACGCACACGACGTGACGCACATCGAGGTTGACGTAACAGCGTCGCCTTCCAATACCAATCTCACCATGGACGTCACCACTCTCTatgacgaagacgagctTTTGGACCACTCGGCTACTTCGGACCACCTTTTGGACGCCAGCTTTGCATCGACTGAGACGCCCATCCTGGACCGATATCGCTTGGATCCGGACGATGAGTTCCCGAACGGATTTAAGGTTGTTCCCAATCGCCGAGGCCAGCACCATCGCA AGCGCAGCGTTGGATCGTCCGAAACGCCCATACTGGACCGGTATCGCTTGGATCCGGACGACGAGTCCCCGAACGGATTCCGGGTCGTCCCCAATCGTCGAGGCCAGCACCACTGCGGTAAAGGTCACGACGCGAGTCGAAAATCCCTGCGCAACGAAGGAAACCACGCGGCCGAGGAAAGTCCTACCGTCTCGACACGGCGTGGTTCCTCCCGACGGGCGTACCGAAAGACTCCGTTTCCCACACAGAAGAGAACACCATTGGAGCCACTTATTGACGAGAATGAAGTGCTAGAAAGCGACAATGATGCTTCGTTCGACAAGCCACAATTCCCAGAGGGGGCGGGGATGACTCCCCGGCGTCCCTCAATGAATCTGTCTAGTAGCATGAGACGCTGGAGTTCCTCTCCGGCCACGGAATATCCAGCCAGTGGCTACGGGAGTGGTCGTGCTTCGCTACCAACGTCACTGTTGTACGCCACCGCACAACTTTCGACACCCCGACCGCCGCCGTTGGCGACTCGGACCCAATCTACGATTCCGCCGTTGCGTCCGAAAGCGTCATTATCGGAACACCAGTCGTCCCGTTCTGCCTATCTTATACCACCGATTGGCGACGCGGAATATAACGAGGCTCCACGCGTTGTTCGCATGCAAGTTGCCTTAAACGACGTACAACTTGCTGTGTCGGCGTTGAACGAGGTCTTGGCGGTGGCACAATCGCGGTCGCCAAAAAGTGTGCGATACATCCGAGAGGAAGAAGCGAAATCGATTTTGGAACCGTTGGGTTTAGATGGGCGCAAAAGCAAGAGTATTCTGATGAGCCTATGTCATTGGAGACGGTTGGTAATGCATCGGGAGGAGCACGGAATTGTGTTTACAATT TTTCGGGTGGTCTGCTCCTTTCAAATTTGCGCCAAA TACTACTGGTTCGCTGGCTGGATTTCACTGCTCCCAACTATTggcactgacagtgatccGCCGCACCCTCGCCTTTGGAGTGCCAACCTTGTGGCTTGG TACTGCGGCTGTGCTAGGCTATTGCTCATGACGGACGCTCCTTGCTCTTCCGCGAGAGAGCAGTCGATCCCGTCATCAGCTACCAAGCCGGCTACGAATGCGGGTGCGGGTTTAGTGCAGCAACTGTTGTTTCCAGGCTTTACCGATGCCGGTTCCGACGACACCTTCCAAGCACCGTCGCCGTCATCGTTACCCTCCGACGGAAATCTGGAGCCTACTAATCCCTCAGAAGTAAC CGTCGTATCCGAAGAAGCTCCGACCGAAATACACGAAAATTTGACCCGGAATCAATCCCGTGCTGGTGAATCGTCTAGGTTGGTGTCGACCAACGCCGTCCGCTTGCCCCGATCCATCGATAccccgacgacgacaacaatggACACTATGGTATCCCACTTTCCTCCCTTTTTCGCCACCACCAAGCCGTCCCGCCCGACTACCACTCTCGCCTGCACGTCTCCATCGGATCCTGTATCCCCGCCCCGAGTGCCCCGGGTGGGGGTCCCGGCGACGCTCACGAGCTCCATCGTGGTGGGCACCGGACTGAGCAATCCCGTGGAGACGGCGGACCACAGTTTGgccgatgatgatgacgacgacgaccacaGTATCGATAGCGACGACAGTGACGATCTTCaacggaaggaaacgaaTGATACGGAAAACGTTTTTGGGGACGATACAGCGACAATCGATGCCACCGTGACACGGCCACTCAATATTCCACTTGATGAAGCCATGCAACAACGAGCGCTGCATGGCCTCGACTACCCCATTGATAACCACGATCActgggaagaagaagccaatCCATCCCAAACGGACTTTGGAAAACAGCTCATGTTTCAACGAAATATGGAAACGTCGTCGGATGTCTTGTCGACCGCCTCCGAAATGGGTACCGTCATTGGAATAGAGCGCATGCACGACATTGAAGCCATGGAAGCCCCATCAATGGAGAGGCCCGAAACCAAGACTCCCAAGGTGGTTGCGGCACAATCACCCCGGATTTACTCATCTTCTCCGGATGACGAGCTCTACTTAGAGAAGATATGGGATGCGGATGCGTTGAACCTTCCCATGTTGGACCCCGCCCAACGTACGTTCCCTCAAAAGCCCGCGGGGTGCGCTCGCGGCGAAGTTTACAATTTTGACAATTCTCAGGTCCGGAAATTGGACAAAGCCTCGACTATATTGTCGTCCGCTATTCGGAGAATCGGATCCGGCCTGACGGGTGCCAGTGGTCACGGTCCCAAGCATTCGGCTTCGGCACCGTCTACTCCACGTACCTTGGCTGTCCGTCGCGGATACCCTTTTTCGTCGCCCCACACGGCTTGCGAAATATCGCCGTCCAAAACCCCGTCCTCCTTTCTCTTGCGCTCCCCGGGATCGTTGGCACACCTTGCAGCGCACTCTCACTCCCGACGAAAAAGCCGCCAAGACCCGTCGCCGCGCGCCGCCTCCGGCTTCTTTTGGGAACGACCGAGACCGACCAAC CGGGGAGGTGAATCCCAGCTTCCGGAACGTCGGGTGCGGATCATGAGTGATTATAGTCCGCCCGTGAACGCGGACACTTCCTTGGAACTCCAGACTCCGCAGCGTATCAAATTGGAACGTGAAGACGCTCTCGACATTCTGACATGTTTGGTGGAGAGAGGAGTCGCTTTCAACGAGCCATTCCAGCCGTCTCCGACAAAGATTAATAACGGAAACGCCCGAGATTTCTTGATCGAACGAAAACCTGTCCAGCGATTTGAGTCGGCCGATATTGACCAAGTGATAAGGCACCTCAAGCAGCTCAGCGAGAGAGACAGAGACGCTGATGGAGAAAAAGGGGAGATTGAACATGCACACATGGACGTTCTGGAAGAACTTGTACGCTCGCACGAATACGCATTGGAAATGAATCGAGCGTCACAGTCGGCAGCGTCTTGGCTAAAATCAATTGGACGTTCCCAGCCAGACACTCGCGAAGAGGAGGGCAAACACAGCTCGAGCAACAGCGATGTAGATGACAAAAACTTCGATCGTGTGACATCTAAGGAAAACCATTCTGCTGGTGAAGGCGCTGCCGAATGTATGGACTTTGTGACTACGAAAGCAATGCTGAATTCGGCACGAATGAAACTTAAGGAAAAAGCCATATATGCGGATCGTTTGAACGAAGAGCTGGCCAAATGCAGAGCAGAGATCGGTCGGCTTAAAAGCGCTTCTcattccatttcttttcggTCGCCGAACCGTAGCATTCTGGACCAGAGCGAAGATGTTTCGgtcgaagaggaagaagctgaGGAGGCAATCGAACGGTCTACCGAGTCCGGATTTCCCCTCGACAAGACGGATGATTATTTGAATTTCGATAcatcttttcttcaacaTACTGCAGATTCTCCTTTGCTCTTGGAAGAGCAGAGCGAGCTAAACAAATACAAAACCGCCCTTGAAAAAGCCAATGAGCAGATACGAATACTTTATGAAGATTTGCAGAGCGGGTCTGAAGTACGCGGCATGGCTAAAACGAAAGCACCAATTGTTGTAGTAGAGTCACCGCCCTCTTCACCTCGCAAGGTCGAAAGCCCAAGCAACAAAGAGGAGCGTATGGTGAATGTGCGAATGCTAGACGCGGAAAACTTTGTTACGGAATGGGACGGTATTACACCACCGCTACCCCCTCCACCAGATCACG ATCATCAGGTCCGAGACGGCTTTGTCATGCACGTCCTTCCATTATTACTGCGGCGAGCTGACATTCGGGTCGATGTCAAGACGCGGACACACCGTCGAACAACGTACGATTTGGCGATAGCCGTGGAGAGTTTATCACCTTCCGGCTTTGACGCTACTCACTTAGACCTTAACCGACACCTGGAGACGCGGTCGGCACGGTCGGATGTTGGCTCGGCCAGCGTAGCGTGCAGTGCGGCCACGACAGCGATCACAACTAACATTCCTACGGCAGGAGTACGTCCCCAACTGTTGGCCTCGTCATTGGGGCTGAATACAAACATTACTCCACGCAACAGCGAGCCCCGGGACAACATATCGTCGCGCTTGTCGTACGACGAAATGTCTGAAAGTATTTCCACAAGGGCACAACCAGGTCTCATGAGCACCCTTGGCGGAGCCTTGGGGGGCTTGCTGACACGCCGTAAGTCTACCCCCGGGTCGACATTATACTCGACGCAGCCTTTTCCGCGCGGACCGGGCGACAGTATTGCTGAAGGTGCGGTGGTAACGACCATCCCCGAAGAAGGCTCCAACAACCTACAACATGctgaagacgacaacgacgacgaggagggACAACCATATCATCGGTTAGTGTCGGCCCCAGCCGGTCGTATCGGTGTGACCTTTGTTGACTTTCGAGGCCACGCGATGGTGAGCGATGTGGCCACGGACAGCCCCCTTGGAGGCTGGATTTTTCCTTCCGATATTTTGATTGCCATCGACGAGTTGCCCGTTTCGGGAATGCGTATTCGCGACATTATCAAGATTTTGAAGGACCGGCACAGCCGGCAGCGGGCGTTACGTGTCATTAGTAGCCACACAATGAACGATGCCATGTTGGCGAGCAACCTGTTGAACGACTCGGCCTCTGATATTCATTGA
- a CDS encoding predicted protein has product MVDEKELSDAESVGSEAEEEAEEVTDLSSSDVCTKYQEAAKIVNLALQGLVSQCVPGGTILDICEFGQTIITTQSAKLYTKKVNGQVVDRGVAFPVCISVNDIVCNHSPLPNEERPALKAGDIVKMDLGCHIDGYIAVAAHTCVVPESPDTPPTLEDAQVTGNVAVAAYNAMLVAAATIAAGKKNTDVTKAVERVAQAYGVTPISSVRMHQMKRYVLDGVKEVALKEPTAEEIATEERLPECTFEQNEVYAVDVAMSTGDGNARPGDLRTTVFKRNVEHQYSLKVQASRQLLAEVDSKFPTMPFTLRHLSDVRKARLGIPECVSHGLLTPYPSLHDHSGTVAHFKCTVLLLPSGTIRVTGLEKPEYFQTSTAPDEETVKVLQQLEEEAAKKAARKAAKKNKKKSKK; this is encoded by the exons ATGGTGGACGAGAAAGAACTGAGCGATGCCGAATCCGTAGGCAgtgaagccgaagaagaggcgGAAGAAGTTACGGATCTTTCCAGTAG CGACGTTTGTACCAAATACCAAGAAGCCGCCAAGATTGTCAATCTCGCCTTACAAGGCCTGGTCTCGCAGTGCGTTCCTGGTGGGACCATACTCGATATTTGCGAGTTTGGGCAAACAATCATTACCACGCAGTCAGCTAAACTCTATACCAAAAAGGTCAACGGACAAGTCGTGGATCGGGGAGTGGCGTTCCCCGTTTGCATTTCCGTCAACGACATTGTCTGCAATCATTCGCCCTTGCCAAACGAAGAACGG CCTGCACTCAAAGCCGGAGACATTGTCAAGATGGATCTTGGGTGCCACATTGACGGTTACATTGCGGTAGCCGCACACACGTGTGTTGTCCCGGAATCCCCCGATACCCCACCCACGCTGGAAGACGCCCAAGTCACGGGCAACGTGGCTGTAGCCGCGTACAACGCCATGCTAGTGGCCGCCGCTACCATTGCGGCCGGAAAGAAGAATACGGACGTCACCAAGGCCGTCGAACGGGTCGCTCAAGCCTACGGTGTCACCCCTATTAGCTCGGTCCGTATGCACCAAATGAAACGTTACGTCCTCGACGGTGTTAAGGAAGTCGCGCTCAAGGAACCCACggcggaagaaattgccACTGAAGAACGCTTGCCCGAATGTACCTTTGAACAGAACGAAGTCTACGCTGTCGACGTGGCCATGAGCACCGGCGACGGCAACGCTCGTCCGGGAGATTTGCGCACTACCGTTTTCAAACGCAACGTAGAGCATCAGTATTCCCTCAAAGTGCAGGCCTCGCGTCAGCTTTTGGCCGAAGTGGACAGCAAATTTCCCACCATGCCCTTTACACTCCGACACTTGTCCGACGTTCGTAAGGCGCGATTGGGGATCCCTGAGTGCGTCTCGCACGGGTTGTTGACACCCTACCCGTCCCTGCACGATCATTCTGGAACCGTGGCGCATTTCAAATGCACCGTCCTATTGTTGCCTTCGGGAACGATCCGGGTGACAGGTCTTGAAAAACCGGAATACTTCCAAACGTCCACGGCACCGGATGAGGAGACCGTCAAGGTTTTGCAACAACTCGAGGAAGAAGCGGCTAAAAAAGCGGCCCGGAAGGCGGccaagaaaaacaagaaaaagagcaagaaatAA